The following proteins come from a genomic window of Romeriopsis navalis LEGE 11480:
- a CDS encoding Pepco domain-containing protein, with the protein MDEPALIFFVEPDGTEESPTGVRGGDDVGGAFEEYSPKRELVDRLRKRLPMPVQRLKRQVNQLVGLLSEVFDDAEAQVQQDKSDRQLQLEEIEVTVEMNAEGKLGILGNGGKAGGKGGIKLKFKRK; encoded by the coding sequence GTGGATGAGCCAGCGCTGATCTTTTTTGTGGAGCCGGATGGGACGGAGGAGTCGCCCACGGGTGTCCGGGGCGGTGATGATGTGGGTGGCGCGTTTGAGGAATATTCGCCAAAGCGGGAGTTGGTCGATCGACTACGCAAGCGGTTGCCGATGCCAGTGCAGCGATTGAAGCGGCAGGTGAATCAGCTAGTGGGGCTGCTGTCGGAGGTGTTTGATGATGCGGAAGCGCAGGTGCAGCAGGATAAATCCGATCGCCAGTTGCAGCTTGAGGAAATCGAGGTGACGGTGGAGATGAATGCGGAGGGGAAGCTCGGCATTTTGGGGAATGGTGGTAAGGCGGGCGGCAAAGGCGGGATTAAGCTGAAGTTTAAGCGGAAGTAG
- the rpsR gene encoding 30S ribosomal protein S18, with product MAYFRRRISPIKPGDPIDYKDVDLLRKFITERGKILPRRITGLTSKQQRDLTVAIKRARILALLPFINQEG from the coding sequence ATGGCTTATTTTCGTCGGCGCATTTCCCCGATCAAACCGGGTGACCCGATCGACTACAAAGATGTCGATCTACTCCGCAAATTCATCACCGAGCGCGGCAAGATCTTGCCCCGTCGGATCACTGGCTTAACTTCAAAGCAACAGCGTGACTTGACCGTCGCGATTAAGCGCGCCCGGATTTTGGCGCTGCTGCCGTTTATTAACCAGGAAGGTTAA
- the rpmG gene encoding 50S ribosomal protein L33, with protein sequence MAKNKGVRLVITLECTECRTNPNKRTNGVSRYSTMKNRRNTTARLELKKFCPHCNTHTVHKEIK encoded by the coding sequence ATGGCTAAGAATAAAGGCGTACGGCTTGTCATCACATTGGAATGCACCGAGTGCCGCACTAATCCGAATAAGCGGACAAATGGCGTATCGCGTTATTCCACGATGAAGAACCGTCGCAACACCACAGCTCGCTTAGAACTCAAGAAGTTCTGCCCCCACTGCAACACCCACACGGTCCATAAGGAAATCAAGTAA
- a CDS encoding four helix bundle protein: protein MEIQDRTFNFSTRIVRLHQHLTKSDPTSKILASQILRSGTSIGANLEEAHAAQSKADFLSKCNIALKEARETHYWLRLLTACELLNSERLGPITQEANEIVAILTTIVKNGRSKNGECRM, encoded by the coding sequence ATGGAAATCCAAGACCGCACCTTCAACTTCTCGACCCGCATCGTCCGCCTGCACCAACACCTGACCAAATCCGATCCCACCTCAAAAATCCTCGCCAGCCAAATTCTCCGCTCTGGCACATCCATCGGCGCAAACCTCGAAGAAGCCCATGCTGCCCAGAGCAAAGCCGACTTCCTGTCCAAATGCAACATCGCCCTCAAAGAGGCTCGCGAAACCCACTACTGGCTGCGACTCCTCACCGCCTGCGAACTTCTGAATAGTGAAAGACTCGGCCCGATTACCCAAGAAGCCAACGAGATAGTGGCGATTTTGACGACGATTGTTAAAAATGGAAGAAGTAAGAATGGCGAATGCCGAATGTAG
- a CDS encoding type II toxin-antitoxin system RelE family toxin: MIEAARVDVRFSVPFLKRLKALAKRYRQIQQDIQPVLEALAVGDFVGDRIVGTGLIVFKVRAKNSDIPVGKSGGYRLIYQVVSPESVSLLLIYAKSDQADVTVEEILAAVEQGLL, translated from the coding sequence ATGATTGAAGCAGCGCGGGTCGATGTGCGGTTTTCGGTACCGTTTTTGAAGCGATTGAAGGCATTAGCAAAGCGCTATCGGCAGATTCAGCAGGATATTCAGCCGGTGCTTGAAGCATTAGCAGTGGGAGATTTTGTTGGCGATCGGATTGTCGGAACAGGACTGATTGTCTTCAAAGTACGGGCTAAGAATAGTGATATTCCGGTAGGGAAAAGTGGTGGTTATCGGTTGATTTATCAGGTGGTTTCGCCTGAATCCGTGTCGCTACTGCTGATTTACGCGAAGTCAGATCAGGCAGATGTGACGGTTGAGGAGATTTTGGCGGCAGTTGAACAGGGCTTGTTATAA
- a CDS encoding ribonuclease catalytic domain-containing protein, with product MEKGTLVEFRVNGDRRLAVADRPEGKKNWIVIDARNQSHSLPPRSIHYEISGSYEVSKIEPFLADVAKFFDPSSLEVAWELLLEIGDGTNPQELANLLFSDQSAPASYAAYCMLDDDRLYFKRKGDRYEPRTPNQVAELKHQQEAGNKRQQEWEEFIAKLASALAGEEFDWVSSDRPRLDALEKFATFADEASNKTTAIDILSALGKSQTPQSAFDVLVQLKLWNPHENLLLRRSNVPVAFPQKVVELARKYMDDQPEDLNERLDLTHLKVYTIDDESTTEIDDGLSIEYLEGDRQKIWVHIADPTRWLTPGDALDLEARRRGTTLYLPTGMISMFPMDLAAGPMSLTAGQVCCALSFAILLDDAGGVEDFSIHATSIKTTYRLTYDDVDEMLDLGVRAEPEIHDLAKWAKLRKSWRKSQGAISIKMPESAVKVKDGGEDVDVYILEGSFARELVAEMMILSGEVAAKYGQIHELPMLFRAQQQPELPPEEELMVLPAGPVRFCAVRRCMPRSEVSLTPFRHASLGLEHYTQVTSPIRRYGDLLAHFQIKAHLRGAELPFPVSKMQEIILSLTPAVQDAVLLERQSNRYWILEYLRRNADQIWDSLMLRWLREHEGLALIMLEDLGVELVMRFDRPIELGERLLVQVAQVDPREDIIRLREVAESSVEALAS from the coding sequence ATGGAGAAGGGGACGCTAGTTGAGTTTCGGGTAAATGGCGATCGCCGCCTGGCCGTAGCCGATCGGCCAGAAGGGAAGAAAAACTGGATCGTCATCGATGCCCGCAACCAATCCCATAGCCTGCCACCGCGTTCGATCCACTATGAGATTTCGGGCAGCTATGAAGTGTCAAAAATCGAGCCATTTCTCGCGGATGTGGCTAAGTTCTTTGATCCCAGCAGTCTGGAAGTGGCATGGGAGTTGCTCCTCGAAATCGGTGATGGGACAAATCCCCAGGAACTCGCAAATTTATTATTCTCCGATCAATCCGCTCCGGCGAGTTATGCGGCCTACTGCATGTTGGATGACGATCGCCTCTACTTCAAACGCAAGGGCGATCGCTACGAACCCCGCACACCCAACCAAGTCGCTGAACTAAAACATCAGCAAGAAGCCGGTAACAAGCGTCAGCAAGAATGGGAAGAATTCATTGCAAAATTAGCCTCCGCCCTCGCTGGGGAAGAATTTGATTGGGTCTCCTCCGATCGCCCGCGCCTTGATGCCCTCGAAAAGTTTGCTACCTTCGCAGATGAGGCCTCGAATAAAACCACCGCGATCGATATTTTGTCGGCCCTAGGGAAGTCCCAAACGCCCCAGTCCGCCTTTGATGTATTAGTGCAGCTGAAGTTATGGAATCCCCATGAAAACTTGCTCCTGCGTCGTAGTAATGTCCCGGTCGCATTTCCCCAAAAGGTGGTTGAATTGGCGCGTAAATATATGGACGATCAGCCAGAAGATCTAAATGAGCGACTCGATTTAACCCATCTCAAGGTCTATACGATCGACGATGAAAGCACCACCGAAATTGATGACGGTCTGAGCATCGAATACTTGGAAGGCGATCGGCAGAAAATCTGGGTGCATATCGCCGACCCGACCCGTTGGTTGACGCCTGGCGATGCCTTAGATCTAGAAGCGCGGCGGCGGGGGACCACCCTATACTTGCCCACCGGCATGATTTCGATGTTCCCGATGGATTTGGCCGCGGGGCCGATGAGTCTGACGGCCGGGCAAGTTTGTTGTGCATTGAGCTTTGCGATTTTGCTCGATGATGCCGGTGGCGTTGAGGACTTTAGTATTCACGCGACCTCGATTAAAACCACATATCGCCTGACCTACGATGATGTGGATGAGATGTTGGATTTGGGGGTGCGCGCCGAACCCGAAATTCATGACTTAGCCAAGTGGGCCAAGCTGCGGAAATCCTGGCGGAAATCCCAAGGTGCAATCAGCATCAAGATGCCGGAATCGGCGGTCAAGGTGAAAGATGGTGGCGAGGATGTGGATGTTTATATCCTGGAAGGGTCCTTTGCCCGTGAGTTGGTGGCGGAGATGATGATCCTGTCTGGTGAAGTCGCGGCAAAGTATGGTCAAATCCATGAATTGCCGATGCTGTTCCGGGCCCAGCAGCAGCCCGAATTGCCACCGGAAGAAGAACTGATGGTATTGCCGGCAGGCCCCGTCCGGTTCTGTGCCGTGCGGCGCTGTATGCCCCGCAGTGAAGTGAGTTTGACGCCGTTCCGGCACGCGAGCTTAGGCTTGGAGCACTATACGCAGGTGACTTCCCCCATCCGGCGATATGGTGACCTGTTAGCGCATTTCCAGATCAAGGCACATTTGCGTGGGGCAGAGCTGCCCTTCCCCGTCTCGAAGATGCAGGAGATTATTTTGTCGTTGACGCCGGCGGTGCAAGATGCGGTGCTGCTAGAACGTCAGAGCAATCGCTACTGGATTTTGGAATATTTACGGCGCAATGCTGATCAAATTTGGGATAGCTTGATGCTGCGTTGGCTCCGAGAACATGAAGGACTGGCCTTGATCATGCTGGAAGATTTGGGTGTGGAATTAGTCATGCGCTTTGATCGACCGATCGAGCTAGGCGAACGACTTTTGGTGCAGGTGGCGCAGGTTGATCCCCGTGAAGACATTATTCGCCTGAGAGAAGTGGCGGAATCATCGGTTGAAGCCTTGGCCTCTTAG
- a CDS encoding SUMF1/EgtB/PvdO family nonheme iron enzyme, protein MGRNWAIVVGINDYDNLRALKYAERDAASVRDFFGELGFEQVYFFAAGAPAIQAKSGAPISAEPTTSRLRNFLRRRLQGKPLEAGDTLWFFFAGHGKRKNERDYLMPIDADPGDVTNTGLAVRDLTEQLRGSGAGNVILLVDACRDDGSRDGVGIGLEKQQGVITLFSCAPEQQSYEIDELRAGAFTYALLQGLRIQGEGNCATVARLAEHVRVQVPYLVERYRRTRQNPYLVAEPASKQNLILLPRQASPADVLMLKNAALQAENRGDRDLARDFWLRVLAVGYDMEAVQAIERLAAGSSTTRRSRAGMQSGSRSSTSVSIPQLPQLPRRQMLQLLGLGGGAMGFAVIGKVVSDAVKSSSSGIKPAPTLSPSQTPQTFSSDNLPETPEPPKSQTWGGRKLEDFQFETVQLSDTGKITKRETLTRKRFNQKIAGDVSLQMVQIQAGKFLMGSPVSEAGRRDIEGPQHEVTVPNFFMAQTPVTQAQWKAVAKLPKVKTDLKPEPSKFKGDRRPVEQVSWWEAQEFCDRLSKLTGLTYRLPSEAEWEYACRAGTKTPFHFGHTITPDLANYDGNYTYDQGAKGKYRELTTDVVIFPANAWGLNDIHGNVWEWCADHWHENYQGAPTNGTAWLKNKKDANRLLRGGSWDDYPADCRSATRLNYSPGFRNNLIGFRVCLSVAAQ, encoded by the coding sequence ATGGGGCGCAACTGGGCGATCGTCGTTGGGATTAACGATTATGACAATCTGCGGGCGCTGAAGTATGCCGAGCGGGATGCGGCTTCGGTGCGGGACTTCTTTGGTGAGTTGGGGTTTGAGCAGGTTTACTTTTTTGCGGCGGGTGCTCCGGCGATTCAGGCGAAGAGTGGTGCGCCGATTTCGGCAGAGCCGACGACGAGTCGCTTACGAAATTTTCTGCGGCGACGGTTGCAAGGTAAGCCATTAGAAGCGGGTGATACGCTGTGGTTTTTCTTTGCAGGACATGGGAAGCGGAAAAATGAGCGCGATTATTTGATGCCGATCGATGCTGATCCTGGAGATGTGACGAATACCGGATTAGCGGTGCGGGATTTGACGGAGCAGTTGCGCGGGAGTGGTGCGGGCAATGTGATTTTGTTGGTGGATGCTTGCCGGGATGATGGTAGCCGGGATGGTGTGGGGATTGGTTTAGAAAAGCAGCAGGGGGTGATTACGCTGTTTTCCTGTGCGCCGGAGCAGCAGTCCTATGAGATTGATGAGTTGCGGGCGGGGGCGTTTACCTATGCGTTGTTGCAGGGGTTGCGGATTCAGGGGGAGGGCAATTGTGCGACGGTAGCGCGGTTGGCGGAGCATGTGCGGGTGCAGGTGCCGTATTTGGTGGAGCGTTATCGGCGCACACGTCAGAATCCCTATTTGGTGGCAGAGCCTGCGAGTAAGCAGAATTTGATTTTGTTGCCACGGCAGGCGAGTCCGGCGGATGTGTTGATGTTGAAAAATGCGGCATTGCAGGCGGAGAACCGGGGCGATCGTGATCTAGCGCGGGATTTTTGGTTGCGGGTGTTGGCGGTGGGTTATGACATGGAGGCGGTGCAGGCGATCGAGCGACTAGCTGCTGGTAGCAGTACAACTCGTAGAAGTCGGGCCGGGATGCAATCTGGGAGTCGATCGAGCACTTCTGTTTCTATTCCCCAGTTACCACAATTGCCCCGGCGACAGATGTTGCAGTTGCTGGGCTTGGGTGGTGGCGCGATGGGGTTTGCGGTGATTGGTAAGGTGGTGAGTGATGCCGTAAAGAGTTCGTCCAGCGGGATAAAACCGGCACCGACGTTATCCCCGAGCCAGACTCCACAGACTTTTTCCAGCGATAATCTACCTGAAACACCTGAGCCGCCAAAGTCTCAAACCTGGGGTGGGCGGAAGCTTGAAGACTTCCAGTTTGAGACGGTGCAGTTGAGTGATACGGGAAAAATCACCAAGCGGGAGACTCTGACACGTAAGCGATTCAATCAAAAGATTGCCGGTGATGTCAGCTTGCAGATGGTGCAGATTCAAGCGGGCAAGTTTCTGATGGGTTCTCCTGTCTCAGAGGCAGGGCGACGGGATATAGAAGGGCCACAGCATGAGGTGACTGTTCCTAACTTTTTCATGGCGCAGACTCCGGTGACGCAAGCGCAGTGGAAAGCGGTTGCAAAGTTGCCAAAGGTGAAAACTGATTTGAAACCAGAACCATCAAAGTTCAAAGGCGATCGGCGTCCGGTTGAGCAAGTTTCTTGGTGGGAAGCGCAGGAGTTTTGCGATCGATTATCCAAGCTCACGGGCTTAACCTATCGTCTGCCGAGCGAAGCGGAGTGGGAATATGCCTGTCGGGCGGGGACGAAAACGCCGTTTCATTTTGGGCATACGATTACACCTGACCTGGCGAACTACGACGGCAACTATACCTATGACCAAGGAGCAAAGGGGAAGTATCGTGAATTGACGACTGATGTTGTAATTTTCCCAGCAAATGCCTGGGGTTTGAATGATATACACGGCAATGTTTGGGAGTGGTGCGCTGATCACTGGCATGAAAATTACCAAGGTGCGCCGACGAATGGGACTGCCTGGTTAAAGAACAAAAAAGATGCAAATCGGCTGCTCCGTGGCGGTTCCTGGGACGACTATCCGGCGGATTGCCGTTCAGCCACCCGCCTCAACTACTCTCCGGGCTTCCGCAACAACCTCATCGGTTTTCGGGTTTGTCTGTCTGTTGCCGCGCAGTGA
- a CDS encoding Uma2 family endonuclease, producing MVALPETQLPGMTPEEFLEWEQTQELRYEYVDGQVISMQGELDANAEKTIAHNDLALSLYRLLYDRVKSRGGRINVADVKVKVRRRFRYPDLVVTCDERDKTAIKQFQYPKVIVEVLSPGTESVDRGKKLQEYQSLETLQEYVLINSQEMAVEIYRRGEGRTWLYESYGDGEEFALASLEFDCAIAHLYEGITLPEIEEPDEADEPEL from the coding sequence ATGGTTGCCTTGCCAGAAACCCAACTGCCCGGCATGACCCCTGAAGAATTTCTGGAATGGGAACAGACTCAGGAATTGCGCTATGAGTATGTCGATGGTCAGGTTATCTCAATGCAGGGCGAACTTGACGCGAACGCCGAAAAGACAATTGCCCACAACGATTTGGCTTTGAGCCTTTACCGCTTGCTATATGACCGAGTTAAATCACGCGGTGGCCGGATTAATGTTGCCGATGTGAAGGTCAAGGTGCGGCGGCGGTTTCGCTATCCGGATTTAGTTGTGACCTGTGATGAGCGGGATAAAACTGCGATTAAGCAATTTCAGTATCCGAAGGTGATTGTGGAAGTGTTGTCACCAGGAACGGAGTCGGTCGATCGTGGTAAAAAGCTCCAGGAATACCAAAGCCTTGAGACGCTGCAAGAATATGTGCTGATCAATAGTCAGGAAATGGCAGTCGAAATCTATCGGCGGGGCGAGGGGCGGACTTGGCTGTACGAAAGCTACGGAGACGGTGAGGAATTTGCGCTGGCGAGTCTGGAGTTTGATTGTGCGATCGCGCATCTCTATGAAGGAATTACGTTGCCAGAGATCGAGGAGCCTGACGAAGCCGACGAGCCTGAACTTTAG